A single region of the Pseudomonas sp. VD-NE ins genome encodes:
- a CDS encoding class I SAM-dependent methyltransferase, translated as MLSLLKKLTAGTPAPVAAQPVVAVAEKTDPYMLGLHDAMLSGWFNQETGELFKGFPVTAADTLLDVGCGDGGNVHFCGMRGAKIIIADIDGAKVEATRQRLSDTPARDIECHVTDCNPLPIADGTATRVVSTEVIEHVDDPAQFLAELVRVGKPGALYLLSVPHPSSEDLQKDIAAAEYFQKPNHIRIISEEQFKAMVSEAGLEIISHSQYGFYWSMWMLLFWEAKVDFSNPDHPLLNHWADTWQAVLDSPRGAQIKQALDAVVAKSQVIIARKPAAPL; from the coding sequence ATGCTGAGCCTTTTGAAGAAACTCACGGCGGGCACGCCTGCTCCGGTCGCCGCGCAGCCTGTCGTGGCGGTCGCCGAGAAGACCGATCCGTACATGCTCGGCCTGCACGATGCGATGCTCAGTGGCTGGTTCAACCAGGAAACCGGCGAGCTGTTCAAAGGCTTTCCGGTGACCGCCGCCGACACCTTGCTCGACGTCGGCTGCGGTGATGGCGGCAATGTGCATTTCTGCGGCATGCGCGGGGCGAAGATCATCATTGCCGATATCGACGGAGCGAAGGTCGAAGCGACCCGGCAGCGTCTCAGCGATACGCCAGCGCGGGACATCGAATGCCACGTCACCGACTGCAATCCACTGCCGATTGCCGACGGCACAGCCACGCGTGTGGTCTCCACGGAAGTCATCGAGCACGTCGACGACCCGGCGCAGTTCCTTGCCGAACTGGTACGCGTCGGCAAGCCGGGGGCCCTGTACCTGCTGAGCGTGCCGCATCCAAGCTCTGAAGACCTGCAAAAAGACATCGCCGCGGCCGAGTATTTCCAGAAGCCCAACCACATTCGCATCATCAGCGAAGAACAGTTCAAGGCGATGGTCAGTGAAGCGGGGCTGGAGATCATCAGCCACAGCCAGTACGGTTTTTACTGGTCGATGTGGATGTTGCTGTTCTGGGAAGCCAAGGTCGATTTCAGCAACCCGGATCATCCGTTGCTCAATCACTGGGCCGACACCTGGCAAGCGGTGCTGGACTCGCCGCGTGGTGCGCAGATCAAACAGGCGCTGGATGCGGTGGTTGCGAAAAGCCAGGTGATCATTGCCCGTAAACCCGCCGCACCCCTGTAG
- a CDS encoding LysE family translocator, whose translation MASLWLFFLALAVVYLLPGPDMILLLQTGARQGRGAALATAVGLGIARGCHVALAALGLAALFKAAPWTFEVVRLAGATYLLWIGIQCLRSTLLPNLNTGEAGEAHGQWREAVRRGLLTNLLNPKALLFCSVLLPQFIVNDGAPVLSQFAVLGMLLVGVGLLFDSAYALTGAALGRWLQHSPTAQRVQQWLFGSLLIGFAVRLTFVQQA comes from the coding sequence ATGGCGAGTCTCTGGCTGTTTTTCCTGGCATTGGCAGTGGTCTATCTGTTGCCTGGCCCGGACATGATCCTGCTGCTGCAAACCGGTGCCCGGCAGGGACGCGGCGCGGCGCTGGCCACCGCTGTTGGCTTGGGCATTGCCCGCGGTTGTCACGTGGCCTTGGCGGCATTGGGGCTGGCGGCGCTGTTCAAAGCGGCGCCGTGGACATTCGAGGTGGTGCGATTGGCGGGGGCGACGTATCTGCTGTGGATTGGCATTCAATGCCTGCGCAGCACGCTGCTGCCGAACCTGAATACGGGTGAGGCTGGTGAGGCGCACGGGCAATGGCGCGAAGCCGTCCGACGCGGTTTGCTGACCAACCTGCTCAACCCCAAAGCGTTGCTGTTCTGCTCGGTGCTGCTGCCGCAATTCATCGTCAATGACGGCGCACCGGTGCTGAGCCAGTTCGCCGTGCTCGGCATGTTGCTGGTCGGCGTCGGCCTGCTGTTTGACAGCGCCTACGCCCTCACCGGCGCCGCGCTGGGTCGTTGGCTGCAACACAGTCCAACGGCCCAGCGCGTACAACAATGGCTGTTCGGCAGCCTGTTGATCGGTTTCGCCGTGCGCCTGACGTTCGTCCAGCAGGCTTAG
- a CDS encoding glycosyltransferase, producing the protein MLIIIHSETNQHTIAQNLGRSEYSYYFVLKEYRPVLERLGRVVEVLDPQAEIDALYRECLSRGEPCVFLSFSPPHRTPVHLACPTLPVFAWEFSTIPNEPFAGESRNDWRTVLAACGAAITHSNYTVNAVREAMTDDYPIVAVPAPVWDRFAARGAQLQGQTSTGPLRLTIKGLVADSRKLDLNAFGPAHLRSGEGIDFTAPVTEQELLLDGVVYTSVFNPGDGRKNWEDMLSAFCVSFRDVEDATLVLKLTHHDAEEALGDILHHLYKNQSYRCRIVLIYGYLADPDYERLVQATRYVVNTSYGEGQCLPLMEFMSCGKPAVAPRTTAMIDYLSADNAFLIESTDELTAWPHDPRRAFRTLRYVTNWASLCEAYKASYDVAKNHPARYAQMSAQAVSSLQGFCSQAVAEQRLQVFLAQLFEERTMALETPEA; encoded by the coding sequence ATGCTGATCATCATTCATTCAGAAACCAACCAGCACACCATCGCGCAGAACCTCGGGCGTTCGGAGTACAGCTATTACTTCGTGCTCAAGGAATACCGTCCGGTGCTCGAACGGCTCGGGCGGGTGGTGGAAGTGCTCGATCCGCAAGCCGAGATCGATGCGCTGTACCGGGAATGCCTGAGCCGTGGTGAGCCGTGTGTATTTCTGTCGTTCTCGCCGCCGCATCGCACCCCGGTGCACCTGGCGTGTCCGACGTTGCCGGTGTTTGCATGGGAATTCAGCACCATCCCCAACGAGCCGTTCGCCGGTGAATCGCGCAACGACTGGCGTACGGTGCTGGCAGCCTGTGGCGCAGCGATCACCCATTCCAATTACACGGTCAACGCCGTGCGCGAAGCGATGACGGATGACTACCCGATCGTTGCGGTGCCGGCACCGGTGTGGGATCGCTTTGCGGCCCGTGGCGCGCAGTTGCAGGGGCAAACCTCGACGGGGCCGCTGCGCCTGACTATCAAAGGGCTGGTGGCGGACAGTCGCAAGCTCGACTTGAATGCCTTTGGTCCAGCGCATCTGCGCAGTGGTGAGGGCATCGATTTCACTGCGCCGGTCACCGAACAAGAGCTGTTGCTCGACGGCGTGGTGTACACCTCGGTGTTCAATCCCGGCGACGGGCGCAAGAACTGGGAAGACATGCTCAGCGCTTTCTGTGTCAGTTTCCGCGACGTCGAAGACGCCACGCTGGTCCTCAAACTGACCCATCACGATGCCGAAGAAGCGCTCGGCGACATCCTCCATCACCTCTATAAAAACCAGTCCTACCGTTGCCGCATCGTGCTGATTTATGGCTACCTCGCTGATCCGGATTACGAGCGTCTGGTGCAGGCCACCCGTTATGTGGTCAACACCTCGTATGGCGAAGGCCAGTGCTTGCCGCTGATGGAATTCATGTCCTGCGGCAAACCGGCGGTGGCGCCGCGCACCACGGCGATGATCGATTACCTGAGCGCCGACAATGCCTTTCTGATCGAGTCCACGGATGAACTCACCGCCTGGCCGCACGATCCGCGTCGAGCCTTTCGCACCTTGCGTTACGTAACCAACTGGGCGTCGTTGTGTGAAGCCTACAAGGCCAGTTACGACGTGGCGAAAAACCACCCGGCGCGTTACGCACAGATGTCGGCGCAAGCCGTCAGCAGCCTGCAAGGTTTCTGCAGTCAGGCTGTGGCGGAACAGCGTCTGCAAGTGTTCCTCGCGCAATTGTTCGAAGAGCGCACCATGGCCCTGGAAACCCCCGAAGCATGA
- a CDS encoding Lrp/AsnC family transcriptional regulator, which produces MKLDAFDRKILAALQRNGRLSNVELADEIGLSASPCLRRVRMLEDAGVIRGYQANLDRDEVGLGLTVFVGVKVERHNDEQAEAFYAAVTALPEVISAFLVSGESDFLLQVVVPDLRAYDRFLSGCLLKLPGVSDIRSNFAIHTVKTPGALPLGHLPA; this is translated from the coding sequence ATGAAACTCGACGCCTTCGACCGCAAGATTCTCGCGGCGCTGCAACGCAACGGACGCCTGAGCAATGTCGAGCTGGCGGATGAAATCGGCTTGTCGGCCTCACCGTGCCTGCGCCGGGTGCGGATGCTCGAGGATGCCGGGGTCATTCGCGGTTATCAGGCCAATCTCGATCGCGATGAAGTCGGGCTGGGGCTGACGGTGTTTGTCGGGGTCAAGGTCGAGCGCCACAACGATGAACAGGCCGAGGCGTTTTATGCTGCGGTGACGGCGTTGCCGGAAGTGATTTCTGCGTTTCTGGTGTCGGGGGAATCCGACTTTTTACTGCAGGTGGTGGTGCCGGATTTACGCGCGTATGACCGCTTTCTTAGCGGTTGCCTGTTGAAGCTGCCGGGGGTGAGCGATATTCGCAGCAACTTTGCGATTCACACGGTGAAGACGCCGGGGGCCTTGCCGCTGGGGCATCTCCCCGCTTGA
- a CDS encoding GDP-mannose 4,6-dehydratase, producing the protein MKKRLFVTGLSGFVGQHIQSRLASPDSAWELLPAASRYDLTAPDSLVDLWPQMPDAVIHLAGQTFVPEAFRDPARTFDINLLGTLNLLQALKARGFQGTFLYVSSGDVYGQVSESDLPITEQQAPCPRNPYAVSKLSAEFLSLQWGLSEDWPVLVARPFNHIGAGQKEGFVIASAARQINRIKQGLQAPQLEVGDIDVTRDFLDVGDVISAYFALLDKGLPGQVYNICSGREQSIRSLIEQLADLAETPVQLVQDPARMRRADQRRVCGSHTKLTRTTGWTPEITTQQSLRAILSDWEKRVKQE; encoded by the coding sequence TTGAAAAAGCGTCTGTTCGTCACGGGTCTCAGTGGATTCGTTGGACAACATATTCAGTCACGTCTGGCCTCGCCTGACTCTGCGTGGGAACTGCTGCCTGCAGCTTCACGTTACGACCTGACGGCTCCAGACAGCCTTGTCGACCTGTGGCCGCAAATGCCTGACGCGGTCATTCATCTGGCCGGCCAGACGTTCGTTCCCGAAGCCTTCCGCGACCCGGCACGTACCTTCGACATCAATCTGCTCGGTACCCTCAATCTGTTGCAGGCTCTCAAGGCCCGAGGTTTTCAGGGCACCTTCCTGTACGTCAGCTCCGGTGACGTTTACGGCCAGGTCAGCGAAAGCGATCTGCCAATCACCGAACAACAAGCGCCCTGCCCGCGCAATCCGTATGCGGTGAGCAAACTCTCGGCCGAGTTTCTCAGCCTGCAATGGGGTTTGAGTGAGGACTGGCCGGTGCTCGTCGCGCGGCCGTTCAACCACATCGGCGCAGGACAGAAAGAAGGTTTCGTCATCGCCAGTGCTGCCCGTCAGATCAATCGCATCAAACAGGGCCTGCAAGCCCCGCAACTGGAAGTCGGCGATATCGACGTCACGCGGGATTTCCTCGATGTCGGCGATGTGATTTCGGCCTATTTCGCGCTGCTGGACAAAGGTCTACCGGGACAGGTTTACAACATCTGCTCAGGGCGCGAGCAGAGCATCCGCAGTCTGATTGAACAACTGGCCGATCTGGCCGAAACGCCAGTGCAACTGGTTCAAGATCCGGCACGCATGCGCCGCGCCGACCAGCGTCGCGTTTGCGGCAGTCACACCAAGCTGACCCGGACCACCGGATGGACACCTGAAATCACAACACAACAATCCCTGCGGGCGATCCTGTCCGACTGGGAGAAGCGAGTAAAACAAGAATGA
- a CDS encoding acyltransferase, whose product MSSKRIMDIEVLRAIAVLGVLFHHMQGSLFTDPVPLLEKIHGWAQPWWGVDLFFAISGFVIARSLIPTLQGCTTRQEYWQETRNFWLRRAFRLLPSAWLWLALMLLACVFLNRSGAFGTLSANLQATLAGVLQYANFRFADSFFHYEYGSSFVYWSLALEEQFYLLFPLLILLFRQRLVWALLALVAVQILTVRTPLLMVVRTDALALGVLLAMWSAQPSYQRWQPTFLRRPWAGISALIAIGSLLSFMATDRFTFAPYRIGSIAVLGALLVWIASYNRDYLMPAGAMQRVLAWIGSRSYGMYLIHIPAYQLVRELIFRLQSAGLPSPAGHPIVTLLLAFSLIVLLSELNYRLIEMPMRNRGAALVKRLGTSRTAIPSSGATSC is encoded by the coding sequence ATGAGCAGCAAACGGATCATGGACATTGAAGTCCTGCGCGCGATTGCCGTGTTGGGCGTGTTGTTCCACCACATGCAGGGCAGCCTGTTCACCGACCCGGTGCCGTTGCTGGAGAAGATTCATGGCTGGGCGCAGCCGTGGTGGGGCGTCGATCTGTTCTTCGCTATCTCCGGGTTTGTCATCGCCCGTAGCCTGATCCCGACGCTGCAAGGCTGTACGACGCGCCAGGAATACTGGCAGGAGACCCGCAATTTCTGGCTGCGCCGGGCGTTTCGCTTGTTGCCGTCAGCTTGGTTGTGGCTGGCGCTGATGCTGCTGGCCTGCGTGTTTCTCAACCGCTCCGGGGCGTTCGGCACGCTGAGCGCCAACCTGCAAGCGACGCTGGCCGGGGTGCTGCAGTACGCGAACTTCCGTTTTGCCGACAGCTTCTTTCATTACGAGTACGGCAGCAGTTTCGTTTACTGGAGCCTGGCGCTGGAGGAGCAGTTTTATCTGCTGTTCCCGCTGTTGATTCTGCTGTTTCGCCAGCGTCTGGTCTGGGCGTTGCTGGCGCTGGTGGCGGTGCAGATTCTGACCGTGCGCACGCCGTTGCTGATGGTCGTGCGTACAGACGCGCTGGCCCTCGGCGTGCTGTTGGCGATGTGGAGCGCGCAGCCGAGTTATCAACGCTGGCAGCCGACCTTCCTGCGTCGACCGTGGGCCGGAATTTCGGCGTTGATCGCCATTGGATCACTGTTGAGCTTCATGGCCACCGACCGTTTCACCTTCGCTCCTTACCGCATCGGCTCGATTGCCGTACTCGGCGCCTTGCTCGTGTGGATCGCTTCGTACAACCGCGACTACCTGATGCCTGCCGGTGCTATGCAGCGTGTGCTGGCGTGGATCGGCAGTCGCTCCTACGGTATGTACCTGATCCACATTCCGGCCTATCAACTGGTGCGTGAACTGATCTTCCGTTTGCAGAGCGCCGGTTTGCCCAGCCCCGCCGGGCATCCGATCGTCACACTGCTGCTGGCGTTCAGCCTGATCGTACTGCTTAGCGAACTGAATTATCGCCTTATCGAAATGCCGATGCGCAACCGTGGCGCTGCGCTGGTCAAACGCCTCGGCACGTCCCGAACCGCCATCCCATCCTCTGGAGCCACCTCATGCTGA
- a CDS encoding glycosyltransferase, with translation MNFILYSDVNDSSIGQSLGRPEYSYYFVLKAYRPVLESLGRVHVVASTADVDPLYRQLLVAGEDSLFLSFTPPQKTPVDLECPTVCVVAWEFDSIPDEQWDNDPRQDWTQMLARHGRVITLSSHTARAIRRAMGEDFPVLVLPTPLWENFAAIRQQAQGAPVNPGTSLAIKGCIFDTRTLGLCADALIPTPITPEEEAALAAEIEAARPPPLTLKRRFVIARHYLRLWALDLGLEQAEPVPRVKFLYNWYWEGIRDLVPDTLHGWLEQRLPAVCGPLPVPVVEPVTLSLPDTTSVVETTVDGVVYVTVFNPKDGRKNWHQLITAFCWAFRETSDATLVLKITQNDLASYYCELMTLLAQLTPFACRVVVMHGYLDDAQYARLYQAASFYVNASRCEGLCLPLMEFMSSGTPVIAPDHTAMEDYIDDSVAFVIKSSEELTIWPQDTRIIYRTLRYRPDWGSLKNAYENSYRMAKTRQLDYQQMSAAAIERMHDYCAFAPVQKRMADFFALAPEAADAAPVTDNASC, from the coding sequence ATGAATTTCATTCTTTATTCGGACGTCAATGACAGTTCCATCGGCCAGAGTCTCGGCCGTCCGGAATACAGTTACTACTTCGTGCTCAAGGCCTATCGCCCGGTGCTGGAAAGCCTTGGGCGCGTGCACGTGGTCGCGTCCACCGCCGACGTCGATCCGCTGTATCGACAACTGCTCGTCGCTGGCGAAGACAGCCTGTTCCTGTCGTTCACTCCGCCGCAGAAAACCCCGGTCGACCTCGAATGCCCGACGGTGTGTGTGGTGGCCTGGGAGTTCGACTCGATTCCTGACGAACAGTGGGACAACGACCCGCGTCAGGACTGGACGCAGATGCTCGCTCGCCATGGGCGGGTTATCACGCTGTCGAGCCACACCGCTCGAGCCATCCGTCGTGCCATGGGCGAAGACTTCCCGGTGTTGGTATTGCCCACGCCGCTGTGGGAAAACTTCGCGGCGATCCGTCAGCAGGCACAGGGTGCGCCAGTCAATCCAGGCACCTCGCTGGCGATCAAGGGCTGCATTTTCGATACTCGCACCCTCGGACTCTGCGCCGATGCACTGATCCCGACACCGATCACGCCGGAAGAAGAAGCCGCGCTGGCGGCCGAAATCGAAGCCGCGCGTCCGCCACCGCTGACCCTCAAACGCCGCTTTGTCATTGCCCGGCATTACCTGCGTCTATGGGCGCTGGATCTAGGACTCGAGCAGGCAGAACCGGTGCCACGGGTGAAGTTTCTCTACAACTGGTATTGGGAAGGCATTCGCGATCTGGTGCCAGACACGCTGCACGGCTGGCTCGAACAACGCTTGCCGGCGGTGTGTGGGCCGCTGCCGGTACCCGTCGTCGAACCGGTGACGCTGAGCTTGCCGGACACCACTTCGGTGGTCGAAACCACGGTCGACGGTGTGGTTTATGTCACCGTGTTCAACCCCAAGGATGGCCGCAAGAACTGGCATCAACTGATCACCGCATTCTGTTGGGCGTTTCGCGAAACGTCCGACGCGACGCTTGTGTTGAAGATTACCCAGAACGATCTGGCTTCCTACTACTGCGAGTTGATGACATTGCTTGCGCAACTCACACCGTTCGCCTGCCGGGTGGTGGTGATGCACGGTTACCTCGACGACGCGCAGTACGCCAGGCTGTATCAGGCCGCGAGTTTCTACGTGAACGCCTCGCGCTGTGAAGGCCTGTGCCTGCCGCTGATGGAGTTCATGTCCAGCGGCACACCGGTGATCGCCCCTGATCACACGGCGATGGAAGATTACATCGATGATTCGGTGGCATTCGTGATCAAGTCCAGCGAAGAGCTGACAATCTGGCCGCAGGACACGCGCATCATCTACCGTACTTTGCGCTATCGCCCGGACTGGGGCTCGCTGAAAAACGCCTACGAAAACAGTTATCGGATGGCCAAGACCCGGCAACTGGATTATCAGCAGATGTCGGCGGCCGCCATCGAACGCATGCACGATTACTGCGCGTTCGCCCCGGTACAAAAACGCATGGCGGATTTTTTCGCGCTGGCCCCCGAGGCTGCCGATGCCGCGCCCGTGACGGATAACGCCTCATGCTGA
- a CDS encoding DUF3142 domain-containing protein — MRFIVGLFLGILLVACKQQDAPPLDQQLYIWQRQWTPAHEAALRDSRQDFSTLRVLALQAFPNAGWSRARIDAPLLKADGRPLIAVIRLDGQLKSLAQDQVTAQILQVLADWQAQGLTLSGVEIDHDAGNARLPAYAEFLKHLRVALPTDILLSITALPAWLDSSQLTVLLQTVDSSVLQVHAVSDPRRGLFDSDQALKWAKAWARITDKPFYLALPAYGVALLPDDGGAPVVESEVQLERGGERRELLADPLQLSQLGKTLREDPPAHLAGLIWFRLPLANDRRAWSLTTLRAVARGDQLASQLGVTLSEREGLYDIRLDNPGNLDSAWPVRITLQVQSCEGADALAGYSLQQSPDLLTFTRLRAGRLPAGGQRAIGWARCAHIDQGGSHVDP; from the coding sequence ATGCGGTTTATTGTCGGTCTGTTCTTGGGCATCTTGCTTGTGGCTTGCAAGCAGCAGGACGCGCCACCCCTCGACCAACAACTCTACATCTGGCAACGCCAATGGACGCCGGCCCACGAGGCGGCGCTGCGTGACAGTCGCCAGGATTTCTCAACGCTACGCGTCCTCGCCCTGCAAGCCTTTCCAAATGCCGGATGGAGCCGGGCGCGGATCGATGCGCCGTTATTGAAAGCCGATGGTCGTCCGTTGATTGCAGTGATTCGTCTCGACGGCCAACTCAAGTCGCTGGCTCAGGATCAGGTCACCGCGCAGATTCTGCAGGTGCTCGCCGACTGGCAGGCGCAAGGTCTGACGCTGAGCGGCGTCGAGATCGATCACGACGCCGGTAACGCACGCTTGCCGGCTTACGCTGAATTCCTCAAACATCTGCGCGTGGCATTGCCTACGGACATCCTGTTAAGCATCACCGCGCTGCCAGCCTGGCTCGATAGTTCGCAATTGACCGTACTCCTGCAAACCGTCGACAGCAGCGTGTTGCAAGTCCACGCCGTCAGTGACCCGCGTCGAGGGCTCTTCGATTCCGATCAGGCGTTGAAGTGGGCCAAGGCCTGGGCGCGTATCACCGATAAACCTTTTTACCTCGCGCTGCCGGCTTACGGCGTCGCGCTATTGCCGGATGACGGCGGTGCGCCGGTGGTGGAAAGCGAGGTGCAACTTGAGCGCGGTGGCGAGCGCCGGGAACTGCTCGCCGATCCGCTGCAATTGAGCCAACTCGGCAAGACGTTGCGCGAAGATCCGCCGGCGCATCTGGCCGGGTTGATCTGGTTTCGCTTGCCGCTGGCCAATGATCGTCGTGCCTGGAGTCTGACCACCCTTAGGGCGGTTGCCCGCGGTGATCAACTCGCCAGTCAGCTCGGCGTGACGTTAAGCGAACGCGAGGGCCTCTACGACATCAGGCTCGACAACCCCGGCAATCTCGACAGTGCGTGGCCGGTGCGGATCACGCTGCAGGTGCAAAGCTGTGAAGGTGCCGATGCGCTCGCCGGTTACTCGTTGCAACAGAGCCCGGATCTGCTTACCTTCACCCGCCTGCGCGCCGGCCGCTTGCCGGCGGGCGGACAACGCGCCATCGGTTGGGCGCGTTGCGCACATATTGATCAAGGAGGTTCGCATGTTGACCCGTAA